GGTGCGGCGGCATTACGTCGCATGCTGAATGAATGCGATTCGCTGGACGGATGTTTGTCCATTCTGGACGAAGCGCTCGCCCGACGAGCGGCCTGATCAGGTTTTTCCGGACGAGAATTGGACGCACTTCCCGATGGTTCCGGGCGGCTCGCCGTGGCCAACTCCGCCTTCGAGGTACGTTCGGAGGACCCCATGCGCGATGCAAGTGAGCCTCGGTCTGGACGCGACAAACCACGCCGACAAACGCCCATGCGAATTTTGGTGGCGGACGAAGATCCGACCCGACGGCGCCTCATGGCATCGCTCATCGTGGACAAACTCGCCCCGGCCGTCGCGATTGAAGCGGGCGATGTGCCCTCGGCGCTCGAAGCATTGCTGACCAGGCATCCCGATTTCGTCTTCGGCGATCTTTGTTTGCCCGGACATTCGCAAGGCGGCTTTCGCCTGATCCTCGACGCAGCTTCCCTGGGCGTACCGGCGGTCGTGACGAGCGGTCCGATTGCCCGAGCGCTCGAATTGCGTCTGGCGGAATTGGGTATTGGCTGGGTGCCGAAAGGGGCATCTGAAAGCGCCTTGTTTGCGGTCATCGATCGTGCGCTCGAATTGCGACGTCATGCGCGATCCGATAGCAAGCTTCCGATGATGGAGTCATCCCGGCCGCGAATGCACACGGCGTAGGCCCGCGGAGGATGGCATTACCCCAAGCGCGAGGAAACGTGCGTACGCCAGTCGAGACTGCGTCGAACCTCGACGAGAGCGTCGTGGCCGAGGGGCTCGACGACGAGCTCGTTCGTCAACTGAGCCGACTGCTCGAAATCGACCCCGAGCGGGGGCAAATCGAGCCAGGTACGACTGAAACGGCGCTTCGGCGTGCGCGGACGCATCTGACGATCGCTCGGCTTTGTTTCGAGGCGGGATTGTCGGATCGCGCCGAGGCGGAAGCTCGCGTGGCGCTTGCGCTCACGAAGAATGACGAGCCGGCATTGGCGCTTTTGGCAGCCATTCACCATCAGCGAGGCGAGCTTGGAGCGGCCATTCGACTGCACGCAGAAATGGCAGCGCGCAAGCCGTCTGAGCCATCGGCGCTTGCCGAATTGGGGCGGCTTTTCGAGGCGAGTTTGCGGGCGGATCCAGCGGCTCGCCCGACGACGAACGGGTCGGATTCGGGGTCGACGCCACCGGGCATGTCGGACCTCGAACATGCTTTTCGTTTGAGTTTTTCCGGGAACCTTCAGCAAGCACTTCGGATCGTCGATCGAGTCGCGCTGCGTGCGAGAACCGAAGCGCGCTCGCTCTACAAGCTTGCGATGCTCGAGCGAGCATTCTTGCTCGAACAAGCGCATGACATTCGCGGAGCGATCGTGACGCTCGAGCGGCTTGCGGACGAACCGGGTCTGGCGAGCGATGTCGAGCGGCTTTTGTGTTTGTCGATGCTCTACGAACGCGAAGGGACCGTGGAGCGGATAAGGCGGGCGCTGCGAGCGGTTCGGCATGCGTATCTCGCGACGCGAAGGCCGACGCTGCTTCGTCGTATTGCGCGGCTCGCGAGTAAACTTGGACATGTGCAGATAGCGGAGGCGTTCGAGGCGAGGTATTTGGAGGTTTTTCGTCGTCGCATGCATGCGCTCACGCTGCGTGAAGTCGCGAGTGTCTTGCGGCTCGTCTACATACCGCCGGAGCATTTGGATCGATTACCGTTTGGTTCCAAAGCAATTTTGCATTTGGCGTCGCGTCATCATGATCGTAAGCGCATGGAACACCGGCGACGAGCGGCCATTCTGACGCTCTGGGCCGGCGACAGTGCACGCGCAGAATCGCTTTTCCGGGCGCTCGATGACGAAGGGCACGCAACGCCGGTTGATCTTTTGTACTACGCGGACGCGCTCGAGAATCGCGAAGAATCGGCGCGCGCTTTGGCAACGCGAAAGCGCGCCATCGCAGCACTGGACAAACTCGACGCCGCGGCGCTCGTTCGCTTTTGTGGTCGCTCGGATGTGACGGCAGACGACGTTCTGGCAGCACTTGGCGATGACGCGCGTATCGAGGAAGCGGCGCGGCTGCTCGATGCGCGGCACGCGGTTTGTCCTGACGATGCGGCGACGCTCGTGGCGCTTGCGCGCGTGGTGGAAGCGCGAGGGCATTTGGAAGAAGCGTCGGTGCACGAAGCGCATGCAAAGCTCGTGGGGCGGCGTGAATCGGCGCCAAGGCACGTCGTGCTTGCTGCGGCGGCCTTTCGTCGAGGTGGCGAAGTACGTGGAATCATTCACGAACTTTGGGTGGACAGCCGGCGCGTGAGAACGGGCCGCGGGGGGCTCGATGCAGACGACGTGCTCGGATCGGTTGCGCCGGATTTGCGCGCGCGAGCGGTGGCCATTTTTCACGCCGTACGATCGTTTGTCCGGGCGCGGTATCCTCACCGTGTGGTGCGGGATTTGGACGATCGGCGCTACTTCTTGCGCATCACCAAAGACGACGAACCTTCGTCCGGAGACAGTGCGGGTTTGCCCATTGCAGTGGCGTTCGCGAGCGCCATGCTCGGGTTTTCTCCACCAAGGAACATGGCATTTTCCGGCGCGCTGATTTGCGATGCGCACCATGTGCTCACGATTGGCAAAATTGGCGACGTGGATGCAAAGATTGAAGGGGCGTACGAGCGACGGCCGTGCAAAATCGTGCTACCGGCGGACAATCGTGACGACGTGACGTTCGCTGAACGAGTACCGCGCAAGATTGCCGAGGATACGGTGATTTTCGCGAGCACGTTGGATGAGGTATTGCGGATGTTGATGCAAAGAAGGGGTTGATCCGAAGCCAGGCCCGGATTTGTACGCTCGCTACGCACGCGCCGCGGGAACGCCTTGGTGAAGTAGGTACGAGCTCGAATTTTCTCGCGCTCGTGGTGGGTCCCGCTGTTTGAGCGCGCGAGTTCGGGGGAACCGCGAGCGCGAGAAAATTCGGGCTCGTACCGTGGCTCCATAAACACGAAAAGGGCAAGCCCCGATTGTCGTACGACAACCGGGGCTTCGATGCATTCAGCGGGATTGGGAGATCAGATGCCGAACGGGCGCCAGCCACCGACCATGGCTTCGTATTGTTGCCGCGCGAGCAGCGCCTGGAGGCGTTGACGCTCGATTTCGGCAGCGTACGGCGAGATCTGCCACGGCGTGGTCGGCGTGTGGCTGAAGCCGACTCGCTCACGGTTGAACGGATCGACGAACGTCTGGGGAATTGCCCCAGGCGTCGATTGCCAGCCCGGGATCGTATTGTATCCAAAAGGATACATGCCGCGATAATCATACCCCGAATGCGAGAATCCGGGATACTCCACGACGGAGCGCGGATCCACCGTCGGCACGCCAACGCCGAAGGGGCTCGTCACGAACGGAGTATGGGACAAGCCCATGCCGGTCGAGGGCAAACCAATGCGCTGAGCGCGGGCGAGGACGGAGATCGTCTCGCAGAGACACTCGTTGAGGCAATTGAGGCGATAGATTTCGTTCGTCTTCAGGTCCATTGTCATACCCCCCTGTACCAGGGATGTTTCGACTGCTTGACGCCCCGAAGCATCATTGCTCCGTGACGGTACTACCATTCCAGCGCTCTCGCGCGGGAAATCTTGTTTGGCGGGGGCATCCCCCCCGCGGTTTGGCAAGGGCACACCAGTCCCCGCCGGGCGGCCGCGCGCCGTAGATTTGGCTTTCGTCACTGCCGCTCACTTGACCTCGATGGGAATCTCCGTATTGTCGCCGGCAGTCCCATCGGTCGGAATCGATATCGTCAGCACTCCATCGCGCAAGAGCGCCTCGATGCCGTCTCGTCGCGCACGCGGAGGCAATGCGACCGAACGAAGCATGGCGCCTTTTCTCCGTTCTTCGAGCCGGCAGGTACCATTGCCATTGCCATTGCCACTTCGAGTGTTCGTTCGCTCCGCACGAATCGTGAGCGCGTCACCCGTGATGGACACGTTGACTTGCTCCCGCGCCGTACCCGGCAAATCAACGAGCACCCTGACCTCCCGCTCGAATTCGAGCACGTCGATGGGAGGCGGCACGGGCGCCACGGGTGTGACTTTGCGCGGATCGCCGCCATTTTGCATTCTCTGCTCCATCAGGCGCTTGAACTGCCTGTAATTTGCCTCCGCTTGTTCTTGCGGATTGACCTCGGGCGGCGATTCGCGCCCGACCGGTGTGAAGGGTCGCCCTGTCAATGCTTGATATGCACTCGCCACTTCGGCAAACGCTTGCTCCACGTTCAACATCGGATTGTCCTTCCGCCTCGAGGCCGCAATGAGATGATTATCGAACATGCCACCATCGGGCGGGGCTTCGATTTGCAAAACGCTCATGAAGCGCCCCCGAACCACCGGAGCAGCGTCATTGCGTCGCACGCAGCCCGCCTCAACCGCGACGACGACGGACAATACCCATTGCTCTGGCCCTTGTCTGTCAGTCCAGTCGGTGAGATCGGATCAGGAATTTCCCGAAGTAAACGCGATCTGCAAAAATCGCCCTTCGAAGAAGGCCTTGGCAATCATCCTGCCGAGCACGCTCGGGCAAAAAACGCGCACCTGCACAAATCACGGCGTTTCTTGAACGCCATGATGGAAAGCTGGGAAATCGTCCGCCCATTACGGATCGTTTGCTTCGGCGTGCTTCGTCATGCGCGTGCATGACCGCTCGCTTCGTGCATCCAACGCGCGAAGCGAGCGTCCAAGGATTGGCGGGGTATCAGCTCAGCATATCGTCGAGCGGTGCGTCGACGGGCAGCGCATACTTGTCGCTCAGCGCGGCGCTGATGCCAATCTTCTTGCGCAGCGCTCGTTGAATGTGCGCCGGCAAAATGCGCGTTCCCGCCGGATCATCGTATCCGAGCAATTGTTTCGGATTGCTCTTGCTCACCGAAAGCGGCCGCATTTCATCGTCCGTTCCGCCAATCACGGTCCCGCCCGGAATTCCCGGGCCCGCAAACAACATGCTCGTGACGTTCCAATGGTCCTTGCCGAATTGCGAGTTGTACGTCGGCGTTCGCCCGAAGTCCGATCCCACGACGACGTACAGGTCATTCGACAAACCCATCGAATCTGCCAGGGTCATCAAGTACCTGATGGTGAGCATGAGCCGCCCGAGCTGACGCGGGTGATCGATGTCGTGGAAGGCATGCGTATCAAATCCGAACGTCGCGAGACTCGCGCTCGTCGCCTGCCCCGACTTGAATGCGCACAGCGCCATTTGAACCGCTTGGAGATACCGCTCGAGCTCGTTGTCGTTGTATCCACCGAGGTTCGGGAACGCCTCGCCAACCTCGACGAGTTTGGCGGGAAGAACATTGGCAAGAGCGGCAAATCCAGCCGCTCCGGCGCGCGCCTCGCTGAACGTGCGAATGGATTCGGCCATGCGCGGCGTACCGGGAGCTTTTGCGAGCTGTTCGAGCCGCGTTGCGCGAGCGGCCGTGAGGCGGTCGTACGTCGCATCGCTGAAATACGGGCGCCAATTGGCTTGCTGTTCGCTCGGATTCGTAATGCTCGGCCGCGCGACACGCAAAAGGTTGTTTCCGCCCGAAATTCGCGTGAGCGGTACGAGGCCATCGGTGACGTCATACCCGCCCGAGCTGATGTACGAGACGGGCAAGAGCTGCGTTTCGGCGACTCCGGCAGCGAGCAACGCCGCAATGCTCGGGAGCTCTTCGAATGTTTTACCGCTCCAAACGTGCTTGACGCCGGTGTCGTGATTGTTCGTTTGGGTGTCGATTCCATTGACGACCAAGAATCGGCTGCCCAAATCGCTAAAGAAGTTTTGCACCGTATCGAGCGTGACGCCTTGGTTTTTGCACTCGAGCGGCGCGATTTGCAGTGCACCATGC
The Polyangiaceae bacterium genome window above contains:
- a CDS encoding Hsp20/alpha crystallin family protein; its protein translation is MSVLQIEAPPDGGMFDNHLIAASRRKDNPMLNVEQAFAEVASAYQALTGRPFTPVGRESPPEVNPQEQAEANYRQFKRLMEQRMQNGGDPRKVTPVAPVPPPIDVLEFEREVRVLVDLPGTAREQVNVSITGDALTIRAERTNTRSGNGNGNGTCRLEERRKGAMLRSVALPPRARRDGIEALLRDGVLTISIPTDGTAGDNTEIPIEVK
- a CDS encoding DUF1501 domain-containing protein, with translation MKRRQLLQLGSLGALSMFLPWRSEAETGGYGGPYVIALHAAGGWDTTLFCDAKKATAKIQQNLYGDPIKHGALQIAPLECKNQGVTLDTVQNFFSDLGSRFLVVNGIDTQTNNHDTGVKHVWSGKTFEELPSIAALLAAGVAETQLLPVSYISSGGYDVTDGLVPLTRISGGNNLLRVARPSITNPSEQQANWRPYFSDATYDRLTAARATRLEQLAKAPGTPRMAESIRTFSEARAGAAGFAALANVLPAKLVEVGEAFPNLGGYNDNELERYLQAVQMALCAFKSGQATSASLATFGFDTHAFHDIDHPRQLGRLMLTIRYLMTLADSMGLSNDLYVVVGSDFGRTPTYNSQFGKDHWNVTSMLFAGPGIPGGTVIGGTDDEMRPLSVSKSNPKQLLGYDDPAGTRILPAHIQRALRKKIGISAALSDKYALPVDAPLDDMLS